A genomic region of Solanum dulcamara chromosome 2, daSolDulc1.2, whole genome shotgun sequence contains the following coding sequences:
- the LOC129877022 gene encoding serine/threonine-protein kinase BLUS1-like — MGTSGGDFIIAYRPATGKIIIDPNTGTKYILQKVIGTCDFDFIYKACYYTIENAIQGHLLPSGYATVKYIRPGHEVLRSKRAGQSIPNSNIIHVEKWYIHEFKEGWCVALPHMSEGSLRYILSTRFHYGLPEDCIAIALKQALLGLFVLHSSGRVHKCFSAGNIYVNFKPSPVSNVEIKLGFAATIYESDLDTPIFVEQGTNQEANLACGPSVPPLNLLSEWASAPEVYYAKYYDSDDDNLNPAQSPLFRDDDDYTIKSDIWLVGIAALELAYGNLRISNRKEFEALIKKIKRLKRLPDKLEHVLEELYVEEEKGKMKKVVGYFKDKLKVVKNKKEKKFSDDFEELVLDCLSNKPSKRPSVQNLLHRPFFRNAKDLKWFKRQVLHAKNPMPYC, encoded by the exons ATGGGTACAAGCGGCGGCGACTTCATAATAGCCTACCGTCCTGCAACCGGAAAAATCATCATCGATCCAAACACCGGCACTAAGTACATTCTCCAAAAAGTAATCGGAACTTGCGATTTTGATTTCATCTACAAAGCTTGTTACTATACAATCGAAAATGCCATCCAGGGCCATCTCCTTCCTTCCGGTTACGCCACCGTCAAGTACATCCGACCCGGACATGAAGTCCTTCGTAGCAAAAGGGCGGGACAATCGATCCCAAATTCGAATATCATTCACGTCGAGAAATGGTATATTCATGAATTCAAAGAAGGATGGTGTGTTGCATTGCCTCATATGTCAGAAGGATCGCTTCGTTACATTCTGTCAACTCGATTTCACTACGGATTACCAGAGGATTGTATTGCTATTGCTCTTAAACAAGCGCTTCTGGGTTTGTTCGTTCTTCATAGTTCGGGTCGGGTTCATAAATGTTTCAGTGCTGGAAATATCTACGTTAATTTCAAACCAAGTCCTGTTTCGAATGTCGAAATCAAATTGGGATTTGCAGCAACGATTTACGAATCGGATCTTGATACTCCTATATTTGTTGAACAAGGAACAAATCAAGAAGCAAATCTTGCTTGTGGACCTTCG GTTCCACCACTAAACTTGTTATCAGAATGGGCTTCTGCGCCGGAGGTATACTATGCAAAATATTATGATTCCGATGATGACAATCTAAATCCAGCTCAATCACCTCTATTTCGAGATGATGATGACTACACTATTAAATCCGATATCTGGCTAGTCGGGATAGCAGCATTGGAATTAGCGTATGGAAATTTAAGAATAAGCAATCGCAAAGAATTTGAGGCTCTGATCAAGAAGATAAAGAGGTTGAAGAGATTGCCAGATAAGTTGGAACATGTGCTTGAGGAGCTTTAtgtagaagaagagaaagggaaAATGAAGAAAGTTGTGGGATATTTTAAGGACAAGCTAAAGgtagtgaaaaataaaaaagaaaagaagttttCGGACGATTTTGAGGAGTTGGTATTGGATTGTCTTTCTAACAAACCATCAAAGAGGCCATCAGTTCAAAATCTACTGCACAGACCATTTTTTCGGAATGCTAAGGACTTGAAATGGTTTAAACGTCAAGTGTTACATGCTAAGAATCCAATGCCCTATTGTTGA
- the LOC129877030 gene encoding serine/threonine-protein kinase BLUS1-like translates to MDTLGDGGGSAVVAYRPATGTGFVDLNTATNYILQKVIGTCDFNFIYKACYFTFESILNDSILPTGYATVKYIRPGHEVLQSTYAKQSIPNSNIIHVKDWPIHQFREGFCFAMPYMSEGSLRYILSTRFHYGLPEDCIAIALKQALLGLSDLHNSGRVHKCFSAGNIYVNFKPNPVPNVEIKLGFAATIYESDLETPFVIEHGVKPGDQIKPPGGPSTPELCTLAEWAAAPEIFYAKDYYDSDDANLNPAQPSLLQDDFDYTIKSDIWLVGIAALELAYGNLRISNRGEFEALIKKIKRSKILPDKLEYLLEEIRVEEGKGKMKKVVGYFKDKLKLVKNKREKKFSKDFEKLVLDCLSSKPSKRPSVQNLLHRPFFRYAKDLKWFKRRVLHAKNPMPYC, encoded by the exons ATGGATACACTCGGAGACGGCGGCGGAAGCGCCGTAGTAGCCTACCGTCCTGCAACCGGAACAGGCTTCGTCGATCTAAACACCGCCACTAACTACATTCTCCAAAAAGTAATCGGAACTTGCGATTTCAATTTCATCTACAAAGCTTGCTACTTCACATTCGAAAGCATCCTCAACGACAGTATCCTCCCTACCGGTTACGCCACTGTCAAGTACATTCGACCCGGACATGAAGTCCTTCAGAGCACATATGCGAAACAATCGATCCCGAATTCAAACATTATTCACGTCAAGGATTGGCCTATTCATCAATTCAGAGAAGGATTCTGTTTTGCAATGCCTTATATGTCTGAAGGATCGCTTCGTTACATTCTGTCAACTCGATTTCACTATGGATTACCGGAAGATTGTATTGCTATTGCTCTTAAACAAGCGCTTCTGGGTTTGTCTGATCTTCATAATTCGGGTCGGGTTCATAAATGTTTCAGTGCTGGGAATATCTACGTTAATTTCAAACCGAATCCTGTACCGAATGTCGAAATCAAATTGGGATTTGCAGCAACGATTTACGAATCGGATCTGGAAACTCCTTTTGTTATTGAACACGGAGTAAAACCTGGCGATCAAATAAAACCTCCTGGTGGACCTTCG ACTCCAGAACTATGCACGTTGGCAGAATGGGCTGCTGCGCCGGAGATATTCTATGCAAAAGATTATTATGATTCTGATGATGCCAATCTAAATCCAGCTCAACCATCTCTACTTCAAGATGATTTTGACTACACTATTAAATCCGATATCTGGCTAGTCGGGATTGCAGCATTGGAATTAGCCTATGGAAATTTAAGAATAAGCAATCGCGGAGAATTTGAGGCTCTGATCAAGAAGATAAAGAGGTCGAAGATATTGCCAGATAAGTTGGAATATCTTCTTGAGGAGATTCGTGTAGAAGAAGGGAAAGGGAAAATGAAGAAAGTTGTGGGATATTTTAAGGACAAGCTGAAGTtagtgaaaaataaaagagaaaagaagttTTCGAAAGATTTTGAGAAGTTGGTGTTGGATTGTCTTTCTAGTAAGCCATCAAAGAGGCCATCAGTTCAAAATCTACTGCACAGACCATTTTTTCGGTATGCTAAGGACCTAAAATGGTTTAAACGTCGCGTGTTGCATGCTAAGAATCCAATGCCCTATTGCTGA
- the LOC129877039 gene encoding serine/threonine-protein kinase BLUS1-like — METQRKKMETDGVKKVRGILVIKPRFIYRPLYGTIIIDPITHTKYILQKVIGACENHFIYKARYYTVDGPANKSLLPSGYATVKFIRPTQEVCQSQEVEASIPNSNIIHVSNWHIRNFKEGFLVAMPYMSEGSLRYILATRFKNGLPEDCIAIALKQALLGLSDLHNSGRVHQRFSVGNIYVNFIPRPISNVEIRLGFAVTIYKSDLEPYIFFGEGKLPDGQPEQKYLPRHDLQSNSDLSAPPEVFYKKYDDNLNPVKSPLFKDYDEVHTVKSDIWLVGIAALELAYGNLRISNRKEFEALIKKIKRSKRLPDKLEDLIEEIHVVKGKGKMKKAVGYFNDKLKVVKGKRSKKFSEEFEELVLDCLSSKESKRPTVKDLLERPFFQNAKALKWFQRRVLYAKDPIIADV, encoded by the exons ATGGAAACTCAGAGGAAAAAAATGGAAACTGATGGCGTGAAAAAAGTGCGCGGCATCCTGGTCATCAAACCCAGATTTATCTACCGTCCTCTTTACGGAACAATCATCATCGATCCAATTACCCACACTAAGTACATTCTCCAAAAAGTAATCGGAGCTTGTGAAAACCATTTCATCTACAAAGCTCGTTACTACACAGTCGACGGCCCCGCCAACAAGAGTCTCCTTCCTTCCGGTTACGCCACTGTCAAGTTCATCCGACCCACACAAGAAGTCTGTCAGAGCCAGGAGGTGGAAGCATCAATCCCGAATTCGAACATTATTCACGTCAGCAATTGGCATATTCGTAATTTCAAAGAAGGATTCCTTGTTGCAATGCCTTATATGTCAGAAGGATCGCTACGTTACATTCTGGCAACTCGATTTAAGAACGGATTACCAGAGGATTGTATTGCTATTGCTCTTAAACAAGCACTTCTGGGTTTGTCTGATCTTCATAATTCGGGTCGGGTTCATCAGCGTTTCAGTGTTGGGAATATCTACGTTAATTTCATACCGAGACCTATTTCGAATGTCGAAATCAGATTGGGATTTGCAGTAACGATTTACAAATCGGATCTCGaaccttatattttttttggagaggGAAAACTGCCAGACGGTCAACCAGAACAAAAATACCTACCAAGACATGATCTACAATCG AATTCAGATTTGTCTGCTCCGCCGGAGgtgttctataaaaaatatgatGACAATCTAAATCCAGTTAAATCACCTCTATTTAAAGATTATGATGAGGTTCACACTGTTAAATCCGATATCTGGTTAGTCGGTATAGCAGCATTGGAATTAGCGTATGGAAATTTAAGAATAAGCAATCGCAAAGAATTTGAGGCTCTGATCAAGAAGATAAAGAGATCGAAGAGATTGCCAGATAAGTTGGAAGATCTGATTGAGGAGATTCATGTAGTAAAAGGGAAAGGGAAGATGAAGAAAGCTGTGGGATATTTTAACGACAAGCTGAAGGTAGTGAAAGGTAAAAGGAGTAAGAAGTTTTCGGAAGAGTTTGAGGAGTTGGTGTTGGATTGTCTTTCTAGTAAAGAATCAAAGAGGCCAACAGTTAAAGATCTACTGGAGAGACCTTTTTTTCAGAATGCTAAGGCCTTGAAATGGTTTCAACGTCGCGTGTTGTATGCTAAGGATCCAATAATTGCTGATGTCtga